The nucleotide window TCTCGCCCGGATCTGCCACCGCGCCTTCAACACGCTCCACGAGCGACACCGCGTCCACGCCGATGTTCCCAATGAGGAGCTTGGAAGGCTCATCATCGGCGGCGTCCTCCATCGCCAGGACTACACGGGCGTGGCCGCGGTCACGGACGGCCGCCTCATCGGCTCGAACTTCCTCCTGCTGGCCGATGAGGTGTGCGGGGTCGGACCCATCACCGTGGATCCGACGGTGCAGTCCCGGGGCGTCGGCCGCAGCCTGATGCAATGGGTCATCGAGGAGGCGCGGCGTCGGCGCGGCCCCGATGCCGATGTCCGCCTCTTCCAGGAAGCCATCAACACCACGTCCCTCTCCCTCTACTCACGCCTCGGCTTCCGGTGGCGGGACACCGCCGCGCTCATGCTGCCCCGACCCGCAGCCGCAGACGATCCCTCGTTCCGCCCTGTCACCGCCGGCGATCTTCCCGAAATCGCGGCGCTTTCGGGCCGGCGCTACGTATCCTCGCGCGCCAGCGATGCCGCGGCCCTGATCGCCGCCGGCCTTCCGGGATTTGTCCGCGAGCGCGACGGCCAGATCGTCGCCTACCAGATCGCCACACTCTTCGGCCATGGCTCCGCGGACTCCGTGATGGATCTGCTCGCCATCGCCAGCCATACCGCGCGGCACGTTCCAGAGCCGATGTCAGCCGTCATCGTTCCGATAAGCCATCCCGAGCTGTTTCACGCCGCGCTCGCCGCGGGCTTCCGTACCGTCAAGCTCCTCAACCTCATGTCACTCGGCACCTTCCGCCCCCCGCCCGGCCCAA belongs to Verrucomicrobiia bacterium and includes:
- a CDS encoding GNAT family N-acetyltransferase — translated: MSVQLIPARPEHLDDLARICHRAFNTLHERHRVHADVPNEELGRLIIGGVLHRQDYTGVAAVTDGRLIGSNFLLLADEVCGVGPITVDPTVQSRGVGRSLMQWVIEEARRRRGPDADVRLFQEAINTTSLSLYSRLGFRWRDTAALMLPRPAAADDPSFRPVTAGDLPEIAALSGRRYVSSRASDAAALIAAGLPGFVRERDGQIVAYQIATLFGHGSADSVMDLLAIASHTARHVPEPMSAVIVPISHPELFHAALAAGFRTVKLLNLMSLGTFRPPPGPTFPSIQC